Proteins from one Oncorhynchus gorbuscha isolate QuinsamMale2020 ecotype Even-year linkage group LG18, OgorEven_v1.0, whole genome shotgun sequence genomic window:
- the LOC124003883 gene encoding P2Y purinoceptor 1-like, translated as MKMSEDRDAHVLNITTCAEMNLSFTHRFLPAVFVLVFAVGTFANFCGLKTVVTRWKKIGSINVFILNLGIADLLYLFTLPFLVVYYALNSKWIFGQTFCKITRFCFNLNLYGSIGFLTCISIYRYLGIVHPMNVMGRINTRHSVAISFLVWILVFIQILPDMFFDKTAPNSSDACYDSTADHLIKDYLPYSIGWTVTGFVIPLLVILACYGHIVVVLATKANVNTLLKQRCLKLVIVLTVLFSICFIPYHVLRNLNLKIRILKMEGTCKASFDDIYVAHQISRGLACLNSAINPLIYLIGNDDFLMRFHNVSKRARMSLVHWTGAIIYRKADPPTEEFQPENFDPLVI; from the coding sequence ATGAAGATGTCAGAGGACCGCGACGCGCACGTTCTCAACATTACCACATGTGCAGAAATGAACCTGTCTTTTACGCACAGATTTTTACCAGCTGTGTTCGTGCTTGTGTTTGCCGTCGGAACATTTGCAAACTTCTGTGGGTTAAAAACTGTTGTTACACGCTGGAAGAAAATTGGAAGTATTAACGTATTTATTCTCAACCTTGGAATAGCGGACTTGCTATACCTATTCACATTACCATTTTTGGTTGTCTATTACGCGCTAAACAGTAAATGGATATTTGGACAAACATTCTGCAAGATCACCAGATTCTGTTTCAATTTGAATCTCTACGGCAGTATCGGGTTCCTGACATGCATCAGTATTTATCGATACCTTGGTATTGTGCACCCAATGAACGTGATGGGAAGAATCAACACTCGCCACTCGGTGGCAATAAGTTTTCTTGTCTGGATTTTGGTTTTTATTCAGATACTTCCGGATATGTTCTTTGACAAGACAGCGCCAAATTCCTCAGATGCGTGCTATGACTCAACAGCGGACCACCTTATCAAGGATTACCTACCGTATAGCATTGGCTGGACTGTTACCGGATTCGTTATACCATTGCTCGTCATTCTTGCTTGCTATGGACATATAGTAGTGGTCCTTGCCACCAAAGCCAACGTCAATACTTTATTGAAACAGAGGTGTCTAAAACTAGTCATCGTATTGACTGTGTTATTCTCAATTTGCTTTATCCCTTACCATGTTTTGAGAAATCTCAATTTGAAGATAAGGATTTTGAAAATGGAAGGCACCTGCAAAGCAAGCTTCGATGACATCTATGTTGCCCATCAAATCAGCCGCGGCCTGGCTTGCCTGAATAGCGCAATCAATCCGTTGATTTACTTGATTGGAAATGATGATTTTCTCATGCGATTTCATAATGTCAGCAAACGAGCCAGGATGTCTCTTGTTCATTGGACTGGTGCTATAATTTACCGCAAGGCAGATCCACCAACAGAAGAATTTCAACCAGAAAACTTTGACCCGCTAGTTATTTAA
- the LOC124004132 gene encoding CCN family member 5-like, which yields MDRRDATLLGSLLLCIITQLCGGPCHNCPWPAPRCPLGVSTVLDGCRCCQVCARQEGEDCTERFVCDSQQGLQCDYSASYPGGPGECVSQNMLGCELNGMRFEEGQTFQQSCAQLCHCLGGGVTCVPLCSDDLQVPAAANCPNPQLVRQPGRCCREWVCESLDNNIYPDTMAAGMPHTLASNSSSTLLASHGQIPQRLPTAYLEKPPERERVRHGFRGDGGGAQSQGQGLNSNCIEQITDWSPCSSSCGPGVSTRSSNKNWACRLQTQTRLCQVRPCQATAVPRSRSHVGTGACDSSFRSPVPIHLEHQGCLSTWAYRFRFCGLQCLEGRCCSPYHTRTVNMAFRCPQGRMIHQQVMMIESCSCHHYNCPQSPFTAYRRAIPWL from the exons CTTTGCGGGGGCCCGTGTCACAACTGCCCCTGGCCCGCACCACGCTGCCCTCTGGGGGTGTCCACGGTGCTGGATGGGTGCCGCTGCTGCCAGGTGTGCGCCAGACAGGAGGGCGAAGACTGCACGGAGAGGTTTGTGTGTGACAGCCAGCAGGGCCTGCAGTGTGACTACAGCGCCAGCTACCCCGGTGGTCCTGgagagtgtgtca GCCAGAACATGCTGGGATGTGAACTGAACGGCATGCGCTTCGAGGAGGGCCAGACATTCCAGCAGTCGTGTGCACAGCTGTGCCACTGCCTGGGTGGCGGGGTGACCTGTGTGCCACTGTGCAGCGATGACCTACAGGTTCCTGCCGCAGCCAACTGCCCCAACCCTCAGCTAGTGCGCCAGCCTGGGAGGTGCTGCAGGGAGTGGGTCTGTGAAAGCCTGGACAACAACATTTACCCAGACACTATGGCTGCAG GAATGCCTCACACCCTTGCAAGCAACTCTTCTTCAACCCTGCTCGCCTCGCATGGACAAATTCCACAACGCCTCCCAACTGCATACT TGGAGAAaccaccagagagggagagggtgcgTCACGGGTTtcgtggtgatggtggtggagctCAGTCTCAGGGCCAGGGCCTGAACTCCAACTGCATTGAGCAGATCACAGACTGGAGCCCCTGCTCCAGCAGCTGTGGCCCAGGTGTCTCCACCCGCAGCTCAAACAAGAACTGGGCCTGCCGCCTGCAGACCCAAACCAGACTGTGTCAAGTCAGGCCATGCCAGGCCACTGCCGTGCCTCGCAGCAGGTCGCATGTG GGAACTGGTGCCTGCGATAGTAGCTTCAGGTCTCCCGTGCCCATTCATCTGGAGCACCAGGGCTGTTTGAGCACGTGGGCCTACAGGTTCCGGTTCTGTGGCCTGCAGTGTCTGGAAGGCCGCTGCTGCAGCCCCTACCACACCAGGACTGTCAACATGGCCTTCCGCTGCCCCCAGGGCAGGATGATCCACCAGCAGGTGATGATGATTGAGTCCTGCTCCTGCCACCACTACAATTGTCCCCAGTCCCCATTCACAGCCTACAGGAGAGCCATTCCCTGGCTTTAG